The Mytilus galloprovincialis chromosome 3, xbMytGall1.hap1.1, whole genome shotgun sequence genomic interval AGGTGAGGTTTTACTGTTAATTGCGGTCACTACTCTTTatagtatatagttatcaaaggtaccaggattataatttagtacgccagacccacatttcgtctaaataagactcatcagtgacgctcatatcaaaatatttatacagccaaacaattacaaagttgaagagcattgaggatcaaaaattccaaaaagttgtgccaaatacggctaaggtaatctatgcccaGGATAAGGTCGGACAAGGTTTTACTTTCAATGGCCTGTTTTTGACAGTTAAACCTCGTCTGACCCACTAAAAAAGCCCCTATGGACATACATATGTATGTTAGTCTGTAAGGTgtctatacaaaaaaatataatagcctttcaaagCAAGCATCATTATTTGGACTAAGATGTAGACATGTAATATGATTAAATTTTATGTAACATTCAATTAGGTGTGACATAACTTAagtaatatttattgtttatatgtgTGCTGTAGGATAAAATGAAGACTAATTACAGCcaaataaaaaggggggggggtgaaaaTCGGGGTGTAATTTAGTAGTAATAGTACATTTGTTAaactatttatataattttttttcaaatcacgGAAAAAATAACTGTGTAATACACACTGATGTCACTGCCATAATCGCTCGATCCATCGTCTGGACTTTCAACTGAAATGGATTGCATTTCCACGTGCTCTTATCGTGTTTGTGTACACGATtcgtaaaaattacaaaatttttaacGAAGTCGTCAAAAGTTATTCATAATTTTCTGTTTAAATACattcaaacaaagaaataaaaaaaactagaaatgTTTATTCAATTCATAATGAATACTAGAAAATACTTTTCAATATTaacaaacaaaagttttaaaattcgTTTTATAAAAATAGTATTGAAAATTATGAATcgacaaagggaaataactcactagttcaaggaaaaaaaataataagcagTATTGTCATAAAATAGAATGTTAAGGTAATAGTCCTTGATTAAAATTTACGTAAAAATCTCAGGTTCGTTGATATCTAATATTATCACCAACCGAGGAAGAAATAAAAGCTGTGCTTGGCAAATCAAAAAGATAATCATTCGGATAAAcacattattttgttaacatcttGTCATCCACACAAAAAAATTCACccaaaagtgttattataaataagtacacaaaataaagtaatttaaaaaatgcTAACACCGAGGCTCAGTACAAACTGTCTAACAAGACCATTGCAGCTGATAACCAAGGTACACATTTAGGCATTATTAGAGCAATAAAGCCTATACTCATTAGCCTATAGTccataaacgtatttacacttttggtatttagctgtattttgcctccgaatgaccttaTATCACCTCCAAATAACCTTTTGACGACAAGCAACAATCACTTATTAGTTGTGacgtcaaatgttttgaattatgatgtcaaagtttatgGGAACCTGTCATGCCTGTGTTATTAtatgtaatggcggacaaatttgcatacaagtgtaaatatgtCTATTGAAAAATGAATGTTGGTTTTCCCTAACATGTGAAAATTATCAAGGCCCGGCAAGCAGGAacaatatgttattttattttaatttatttgtgaaaaatcagttttgtctacaaaagctatattaaatttttgtttcacATTCTTGTATATATCTTTGTTAAACTGAAGAAATGAAAATTGAGCAATATTGAAACACTTTTAAGGATTATCCGACAATTTTTAAAAGCATTAttgatatttaaggaatgactgtaatattttttctctctaatatgaagaaataacataaaaaatgtggtgcatgcTGAATAACCCCTGTAGCAGGTTACATGTATTTTGAGTGTGcgtcacattttttatgttatttcgaaaataaacagaaaaaatattacagtcatttcttatcatttaattctaaattccattttaaccagagtaaaaactatgaaaaaatgttgatgacatcagggtcacatgacaaatttatgtctatgagctgataaacataaCAACGCCTGCCAATCAGACGaagcgttacatccaaaattaaattatttgtcaaTTGAAACCACAGcaactcttttttttttcatctgccaaaaaaaaaataaaaaaagaatagcaaatatcatttttattttgcattttattcattaatgaaatgtaggtacatgtatatatcacttgaaaaaaaaattttggtgaACAATATTATAGCATGTCTCAAGGTTTACCTTAAGTTCTTAAGAATTAATAGTGATAAGACTTGTAAGTGATTGAAATTGCTTCAAACAATATGTGATGAACACTACCTGCATGACCTGTAAATTCCATATTTAACACCTTGTCCTCATATTGGCTCATATTACTACATACATGTGTAGGGTGCAATCAGCAGTTTTTTACGTGACATCATTCTGTAACAGGGCATATAATAGTGgacccatcatgcagaagtcagatattcatagttatatagatatctatacatcaatggaaagataattctatgaactttttgaataaataaaaaaaaaaatccaacatctctGGTTTAAACATGTaaattggtacaagttatcagctgAAAATTAGACATTTCCcccctaaaaaaccttaaaaacataCCACCTTTGGACACACAGATCATTAACCTGTGCACatatttgagatttcttataatatgcatttcgaagagcttgtccggctgatttaagaaaatgtagtttcagGGTATGTTCGCCTGCTCCCAAAGGAGCTACCTACCTGACAAATCAAAGTCCTttttgcaacaggtgaaaatcagctgtttatggagttgcTTCCCATATAGAAGGAAGTCACAAAAACATAGCAAGGTATTCCATCAGTATGTAAATCTCACTGGggaaatacccctagttttttgtacaaaactgtttatagcacccataGGTATTTAACCACCTTGACTAGCTATGAAGTCTACATACATGTACTGTCAGTTATCCACATAACAATATAATGTACAGTACTTGGAACTTTGATgttattaaaatagtttttttctttAAGAAATTAAATGTAAGAATTCTAACATTTTGTAGGTGTAGTATATATGGAGACTAaaaatatgcatcatttaaagTAAAACAGATTATGTCATCGAGATTTACAGAATTgtacaaaaagaaaaaaggaaagaagtCTAAACATTTGGAGGATTCCATATCCAAAGATGAGAAACATACAGAAacagtaaagaaaagcaaaaaaaatcaaagtcatgGTAAAACCTTAAAAGGACAGAGTGAAAAGAAGCATGAAAATCTTTCCTTAGATCATTCAAAATTGTCTgagaagaaacaaaagaaaaataaaagatctGAGACTGgaattaaaaagtcatttaatgATTCAAAAGCTGAAGCTACACCCCGTTcaaagaaaaagttgaaaactgaaTCAAGAAATCCATGTAATTCTCAAGTTAAGTCTGAAGCTGTTTCAAGAATTAGTAGGAAAGAAAACCAGATCCACAAAACTGACAAGAAATGTAAAGAATATCAAACTTTTGTACAGAAAAGTAAGACTAGAAAAATAGAATTTAGGAAGACAAAACAATCATCAAgatgcaaaacaaaacataagcAGAAAACGAATAACATGGCATCCTGTAGTTCAAGTTGTGAAGGTTCCACTTATTTTTCTGAAAATCCTCACATTACTCCACGAAGCTCATCACAAAGCAAACATCATAATAACCACAGAAGTTGTTCCACAAAACTTCCAGAAGATAAAAGTAGAGAAAAGCAAGACATGCCTGATATCCTTTTAAAAGTACATTGAATAATAAACATTGGAGTCATTCAAGtgcatttttttgcaattttcaagCAAATGGTCAGTGTTAGTTATCAGCATTGATGATCAGTTTGTTTGTATTGTCATACATTAACTTTCcatattttaagtttttctgCTAAAAATAATTGGCCTGTTTGATTCAAATATCATCAGTATAAATTTAATGGTCCTTATTTTTcctaatgaaaaaaatcatattccaGATTTTGATTGAAAAATTTTTAAATGTACCCCTGTAGTTGTACTTttcatttatcattgtttatactGCAAAGTCAATTTTGTTCAAATATGATAAGAATAATAATGATCAAAAGGCTCTTCTTTTGTGCTGTCATATCAAAGAGCCTTATAAATATGACACAGCCAGGAGGGATTGCactaaattccatttaaaaatcatctctgaaaccacacaacaggaAGGAAGTATGTTACAATGTAAGGCCTTTATAAACTCTTTTTggtcatattttattttcataaatttactttCATTTCTTTTACATTTCAGTTACATAGAATGATTTGAATACAAATCAATTTTTAATTGATAGGATTGATGTGGTGTGTATAGAAATGTTCTGAATCTATGGCATGCATAGTGAACAAAATTACTGCATTTAGTCTGACCCCTTAGCATTGGAGCTCTATTGGAAATTTTATGTACTTCATTCCTATTCTATATTCAATTTGGCAAAATACATTGTAAATGTGCCAGTAATGCACAAATTTGTTTACACGTCATAAAAACAATGGAACATTTCAGAAATATCTTCttaaaatattattcataaaaaaataacttaaattttaGTCTCATATGAAAGCATAGTTACTTTTTAAGCAATGCTTGAAGTTACATTGTAAAAGACTTAAAGATAATATATTTGAATACAACAACTTACATTGTAATACCaatcatgaataaaaaaaaaaattatatgtttatgCCTTAACAATATCTACAGCTTCCTGGATTTTATTATGATaaagaaaagaagaaatattttaaaattttgcctAACAATAGTTACATTGGCAAAGCATTTACCAAAGAGGCtattaaaatgaaagaaaaagaagaaacaaGAAAATGTGATCTGCTGAATCTGGTAAAACCTTGGACAGAAACTTCAAGAAGACATCAGCTCTCTGTCTATGATAATTGTCTTCCTTGTGTCACCTGTAACTTTCAGAAAGGTCTTTTTTCAAAAAGGCAGTTGGATCAGACTTTACATAAGATAAGGTTAAAGAACTTGAATACAACTCCACAAACTAGAATTCAAATTTATTCAGATACAAGAAGAGACTGGCTAGAAAGACTTGAGAATGCCAACCAGCTTGAAATGATTGATAATAAGCATATGATTGGATTATTTTCACTAAAAGACTCCATGATTCAGAGAATTTTGTGGTTAAAATTATCCGAAAAACCAAGTTCTAGTCATAAGGACCGATTGTCTTTATCAATAGATCCATTCCCTAGTTGCAGTAACTACCAGTCAGCAGTCAAAATCTCCAGTATGAGTCTCATTGACAAAGACAGTGTGTTATATACAGGGATGGTTTATACTGGTACCCCAGAAAGTTTAGTCTTTATCAAAGGGTTTGGTGAGGGCTCCAGTAGATATGAAGTTTATTCCCTGGGCCAAAAAGCAACATGGACTTGTGCCTGGAACAAACACGCCAACCAATTTAGTGTGGGGAGTGAGAAATGTGGATTACTATTAGATGTCCAAACCAGGAGACTTTGGGAGATAAATACTCACAATAGTGATGTTCTTTGTCAAATATTCTCAAAACAGGTAGagtgaaaaataacaaaaaggttaTATGCATGGATTTAAAGTAGTCTGAAAACTGATTGTATTAATTTACACCTAATCTATACATACATCATACATGACATAATGACTACTTTCCTATTCTTAATTGGGATTAAATACATTGATacaatttaaatatcaaatacattcattgtacatgtatttatgaatATATAGGAAAAACTGTGACAAAAAGATTTTAGTTAACCAATATCTTAGCAATGGAtatttaaacaagaggctctcaagagcctgaatcgctcacctggtaaacaatgccttattgaacatattgaaccatgccaggcaaacatgtacagctaacaattcttcaatattacaaatatatatgacttactgtttataaataaagaaaatgagaccaaaacacaaacacttaaaacttagcaatggactgtgaaaatgaggtcaagttcaaataaaacctgcgtaaccgacatatagatcataaaatattttcatacaccaaatatagttgacctaatgcataaagtattaaaaaaatagaccaaaactaaaaaagttaactttgaccactgaattatgaaaatgaggtcaaggttagatgacacctgtcacctagacatgtacaccttacaatcattctatacaccaattttagtagacctattgcatatagtataaaaaaacagaccaaaacacaaaaacttaactataaccactgaaccatgaaaatgaggtcaaggtgagatgacacctgccagttggacatgtacactttacagttcttctatacaccaaatctactagacttattgcttatagtatctgagatatggacttgaccacgaaaattTAACGTTGTTCACTTGGATTTCATTAAAAATGACAGCCACAATAAGAGCAATTTTTGTCTTGCCTGCAACTTCTGTCACAGAAAACAAGACTTAAGGGTAGTGATCTGGAGATGACAGCGACAGTGTTAGCTCTTGACTTAAAAGCTGTATATTTCAAAAGGTAGTAGACCTGGATGCTGCATACTTGGTTTATAAATGCCTTATGTAACAAActttatacaaaaaaagaagatttggtgtaattgccaatgagaccaactctaaacaagagaccaaatgacacagaaattaacaactataggtcaccaaacagccttcaacaatgagcaaagccaataccgcatagtcagctataaaaggccccgaaatgacaaatgtaaaacaattcaatcgacaAAACTAACAGCCGAATTAAGatacaaataaatgaacgaaaaacaaataaataacacagcaacaaacgacaaccactgaattacaggctcctgacttgtacatgcccaactggtaggtgtcatctgaccttggaggccatactttgacctaccatttaacttgtagggggacatggttttttttctggtcagaatattttctattttttggaagtagcacaacaaattattttttttgcaaattgcaaataaaaatttcaggacaggtagaccttgacctaataaatattttaacttctagtcttatttgatctaaatgctggagtttttttagatataagccaaaaactgcattttaccctgtgttctatttttagccatgacggccatgtttttagacaaaatagaaaataaaacacaaactttattttatacaccctactgatcattcagttgaagtttggttgaatttggttgagtagttttagaggagaagattttttaaagttagcaaatatggtgaacaaattgtgaaaaaattgtcattaaaggacaataaccccttaaggggtcaattgacaattttggtcatatttaacttatttgtagatcttactttgctgatcatttttgctgtttacagtttatctttatctataatgatattcaagataatgaccaaaaactgcaaaatttccttaaaattaccaattaagtggcagcaacccaacaatggtttgtttgattcgtctgaaaatttcagggctgatagatcttgacctaatgaacatttttaccccatgtcagatttgctctaaatgctttcgtttttgagatataagccaaaaactgcatttgacccctatgttctatttaaagtaagggcggccatgttttttgacggatcaaaaatcgaagcacacactttgtgcaggataatctaaggaactatcatgctaagtttcatccaaatccattcagtagtttcagaggagaagattttttaaagttagcaaatatgatgaacaaattgtgaaaaattgtcattaaaggacatttaccccttaaggggtcaattgacaattttggtcatattaacctatttgtagatcttacttttctgatcatttttgctgtttacagtttatctttatctataatgatattcaagataatgaccaaaaactgcaaaatttccttaaaattaccaattaagtggcagcaacccaacaatggtttgtttgattcgtctgaaaatttcagggctgatagatcttgacctaatgaacatttttaccccatgtcagatttgctctaaatgctttcgtttttgagatataagccaaaaactgcatttgacccctatgttctatttaaagtaagggcggccatgttttttgacggatcaaaaatcgaagcacacactttgtgcaggataatctaaggaactatcatgctaagtttcatccaaatccattcagtagtttcagaggagaagattttttaaagttagcaaatatgatgaacaaattgtgaaaaattgtcattaaaggacatttaccccttaaggggtcaattgacaattttggtcatattaacctatttgtagatcttacttttctgatcatttttgctgtttacagtttatcttcatctataataatattcaagataatgaccaaaaactgcaaaatttccttaaaattaccaattaagtggcagcaacccaacaatggtttgtttgattcatctgaaaatttctgggctgatagatcttgacctaatgaacatttttaccccatgtcagatttgctctaaatgcttccgtttttgagatataagccaaaaactgcatttgacccctatgttctattttaagtaacggcggccatgttttttgacggatcaaaaatcgaagcacacactttgtgcaggataatctaaggaacaatcattttaagtttcattcaaatccattcagtagtttcagaggagaagatgtttgaaaaattgttaacgacgacagacgacgacgtcgacgacgacgacggacgccaagtgatgagaaaagctcacatggccttttaggccaggtgagctaaaaagtacaTATACAATCAACAAATTGCATTTGACAATAATTGTGTTCCACCTATGACCTTATAACACCATTATATCATGGTGCTATATTTTTTACCATGATGatgcttttatataaatacatgtctcctcggtgatgctcgtggccaaaatatttgaaatccaaagcttatataaaagttgaagagctataatccaaaaggtccaaaaagtatagccaaatctgtgacaggaatcagagctttgtatgagggagatacattccttaatttataataatttctaacattttgtaaccatagtaacagtaaattttaataacacaaaaaatccatattttcatgccagtaatGAAGTACTGGCTTCTggcctggtgataccctcggggactaacagtccaccagcagaggcatcaacccattggtagtaataacattaacggtaccaattttcctgcaccagatgatGCGCATTTCTACAATGCATGTCtcctcagtgatgctcgtggccaaaatatttgaaatccaaagcttatataaaagatgaagagctataatccaaaaggtccaaaaagtatagccaaatccttgacagaaatcagagctttgcatgatggagatacattccttaatttataataatatctaacattttgtaacagcaaaaaatccgtattttcatgccagttacgaagtactgactactgggctggtgataccctttgggccaggtgatctAAAAAAGCGGGAAAAGGCtaactcagacttttaccttacatttgcattggtattatttgggtctcaaatcgaaagaacaaaaattaagaaCTTGCTTaaatttttagctcacatggcccgaaggtcgtaaactatttcaagaatcttctcctctgaaactactaggccaaatacttccaaactttaactgaatgttccttagggtatctagtttataaagtgtatccgaagttttgatctatcaacaaacatggtcgccattgctaaaaatagaacataggggtcaaatgcagtttttggcttataactcaaaaaccgaagcatttagagcaaatctgacagggtaaaattgattatcaggtcaagatctatctgccctgaaattttcggatgaatcggacaacccgttgttgggttgctgcccctgaattggaaattttaaggaaattttgctgtttttggttattatcatgaaaattattataggtagagataaactgtacacagcaaaaatgttcagcaaagtaagacctaaaaataagtcaacatgactgaaatggtcagttgaccccttta includes:
- the LOC143067999 gene encoding DDB1- and CUL4-associated factor 4-like translates to MSSRFTELYKKKKGKKSKHLEDSISKDEKHTETVKKSKKNQSHGKTLKGQSEKKHENLSLDHSKLSEKKQKKNKRSETGIKKSFNDSKAEATPRSKKKLKTESRNPCNSQVKSEAVSRISRKENQIHKTDKKCKEYQTFVQKSKTRKIEFRKTKQSSRCKTKHKQKTNNMASCSSSCEGSTYFSENPHITPRSSSQSKHHNNHRSCSTKLPEDKSREKQDMPELPGFYYDKEKKKYFKILPNNSYIGKAFTKEAIKMKEKEETRKCDLLNLVKPWTETSRRHQLSVYDNCLPCVTCNFQKGLFSKRQLDQTLHKIRLKNLNTTPQTRIQIYSDTRRDWLERLENANQLEMIDNKHMIGLFSLKDSMIQRILWLKLSEKPSSSHKDRLSLSIDPFPSCSNYQSAVKISSMSLIDKDSVLYTGMVYTGTPESLVFIKGFGEGSSRYEVYSLGQKATWTCAWNKHANQFSVGSEKCGLLLDVQTRRLWEINTHNSDVLCQIFSKQNGNCLYSGTRNSQIFTHDLRSISTYAVNQLTQSSSVCGLQLLQNDVHLLASDVKGQINLWDLRTRKVVTEYLGMKNEYLRIPIHVDQSEEIVYGVDQEGYTRLWCLQTGELMKTIPPPMATSYDFFPSVLYSKTWNDRQGNTGLLMGLGDKVYVYSDYTDMAINDC